In the Sphingobacterium sp. PCS056 genome, AGTGACGGAAAATTTTATAATAACTCACCGCAGGAATTTAAGAGTAAAGTGGAGAAAGCAGGGATGAAAGTGATTTCATCGCATGCTACAAGAAATCTTTCAAAAGAAGAATTGGCTACTGGTGATTTTTCTAAAGCTTTGGAGTGGTGGGTTAAGGCGATAGAGGCGCATAAGGCTGCTGGGATGCAATATATTGTTACTCCTTGGATGGAAGTTCCAAAGACAATAAAAGATCTGGATACACAGTGTAAATACTTAAATGAGGTGGGTAAACTATGTCGCCAGCATGGGATCAAGTATGGGTATCATAATCATGCTCATGAATTTCAAAAAGTGGAAGATAAAGTGATCATGTTAGATTATATGATTGAACATACTAATCCTGAAGATGTATTTTTTGAAATGGATGTGTATTGGACGGTTATCGGTAAATCTAGTCCTGTCGATTATTTCAATAAATATCCAGGACGATTTACGGCACTTCATATAAAAGATCACCGTGAAATCGGTCAAAGTGGAATGGTCGGATTTGATGCGATCTTTAAAAATGCTAAAACTGCTGGAGTGAAACATATTTTTGTTGAACTTGAAGAAGTAACGGTTGATCTGGATAAAGGTCTCAAAGAAAGTATTGATTATCTTTTAGCTGCTCCGTATGTTCAAACAAGTTATTCTAAATAATTACTCGGATTAGATGAGTAAGATTTTATAAAAAAGCACGAGCGAATCACTCGTGCTTTTTTTTATATCAAATGATTTATTATTCGCCGAAGCAGAGGTATTTTAGCTCCATATATTCGTCTAGTCCATGTTTGGATCCCTCTCGGCCGACTCCTGATTCTTTTACTCCTCCAAATGGAGCTGCAGCATTTGAAATCAATCCGGTATTGATACCGACCATTCCAGCTTCTAGTTGTTCAGAAACGCGGAAACAACGATTTACATTTTGTGAATAAAAATAGGAGGCTAAACCAAATGGGGTATCATTGGCCAACTGGATAACTTGTTCTTCAGTGGTAAATTTAAACAGAGCACACACGGGGCCAAATGTCTCTTCTTGTGCTATAAGGGCATCATGGGATAGATCTGTCAATACCGTTGGTTCAAAGAAAAGTCCTTTCTGAGGTTTTCCACCTGTTGCAATTTTTCCACCATGTTTAACGGCATCTTCAATATGGTGTTTGACTTTTTCAAGTCCTTTGCTATTGATGAGCGGACCAACTTCAACTCCTTTATCCAATCCATCGCCTACTTTCAGTTTTTTTACGGCTTCAGTAAGTTTTTGAGCAAAGGTATCGTAGATATTTTCTTGGATATAAAAGCGATTGATCGATACACAGGTTTGTCCTGAATTTCGAAATTTACCAGCTATAGCTCCTTTTACTGCAGCTTCGATATCAGCATCTTCAAATACGATAAATGGGGCGTTGCCACCCAGTTCCATCGATACCTTTTTGATGTTAGAAGCAGCTTGTGTTATTAGTGTTTTTCCAACTTCTGTCGAACCGGTAAATGATAATTTTCTGATCACAGAATTGGTTGCCAGCTCTTTTCCAAATCCAGCGCTATCTTTACTGGTGACCACATTGAAAACACCTTTTGGTATACCGGCTTCTTCGGCTAATTTTGCTAGGGCAATTGCTGAAAATGGCGTTTGTGAGGCTGGTTTTAGAATAATGGTACAACCTGCTGCTAATGCCGGAGCTACCTTACGTGTAATCATGGCTACAGGAAAATTCCACGGGGTAATGGCTGCGACCACGCCAATACCTTGTTTGATCGTCATCAGTCTATTTCCATTTTGAGCCAATGGTAGTGTCTCTCCATAAGCGCGTTTGCCTTCTTCAGCAAACCACTCGACAAATGAATTACCATAGTCGACTTCGGTCAACGATTCCTTTAATGGTTTACCGCTTTCGAGTGTTATTATTTCAGCTAAGTGCTCCTTATTTTGTAAAATAAGTTCGTACCACTTTCGAATGAGGGAGCTACGTTCGGCAGCTGATGTTTTACGCCACGATGTCCAGGCTGCTTCTGCTGCGGCTATCGCTTTCTGGCACGCAGCAATTTCAAGATCTGGAACGGTATCAATGACTTTTCCTGTGGAAGGATTGACGACATCGAATGTCTTTTTATCGGAAATGAATTTTCCATTTATATATGCTTGATTAAGCAATAAGGGATTTTTCATCGTTTATTAATTTTATGAAATGAATTTTTTTCGATTTTGCTCAGTAGGTATTTCACAATGATCCTTTTTGCCAAACCATCGATATCTATTTTTTGCTATATAATCATAACAACAGTCTCGCCAAGATGTTGGGAGATACTTGAAAATGCCCATTAATTTATAGGGATATCCTAAATCTTGGGCAATATAAAGAGCTGCGGTACTTTTTATTAAAATTTCTTGGTTTCTAACGTAAACTATCGAGTCTATATTTGAGGGAAGCCTGTGAATGAAACTTTGCCCCAGTTTTGACTGCAGTGTAGCAAATCTAAACTGATCCTTCTTATCATTATGAATGATAAAATTGACGGTGCTATTGCAAAAATTGCAAACTCCATCAAATAAAATAAGCTGTTTGATATCTTGTTTTATCATTTGATGTAATAAAATAAAAGGGAGAACTTACGAACTCCCTTTTACAAGTATGATTATAGATTCTTCATAATGGTATGACCCATTCGATCTCTTTTTGTTTTTAAATAGACCTCGTTAAAAGGGTTTGATTTGATTTCAATCGCAACATTTTCAACGATCTCTAATCCATATCCAACTAAACCAGCTCTTTTGGATGGGTTGTTAGACATTAGGCGCATTTTTGTTACGCCAAGACTACGTAATATTTGAGCTCCTACTCCATAATCTCTTAGATCGGCTTTGAATCCGAGTTGAATATTAGCATCTACGGTATCGACTCCAGTTTCTTGAAGTTTGTAGGCTTGCAATTTATTCACTAGACCGATGCCACGACCTTCTTGGTTCATGTAAACGATGACTCCTTTTCCTTCTTGTTGGATCATTTCCATGGCTTTGTGTAATTGTGGTCCACAATCACAACGGCAAGAACCAAAGATATCTCCCGTAAGGCAAGAGCTGTGTACACGTACAAGAATGGGTTCATCTTCATTCCACTCACCTTTGTAAAGCGCTAAATGATGCTCACCTGTATCCTTTTGTGTATAAGCTTTTAATTTGAAATCGCCAAATGCTGTTGGCATATCCACTTTCACCTCTTCGACGATAAGTGAATCATGCTTTAGACGGTATTCGATCAAATCTTCAATGCTGATGATTTTTAAATCGAATCTTTTAGCTACTTCCATTAATTCTGGAAGTCGAGCCATTTCACCGTCTTCTTTTAAAATTTCAACCAATACCCCGGCAGGTTCAAAACCGGCAAGGCGCGCTAAGTCTACCGTAGCTTCGGTATGACCGGTACGGCGCAATACGCCACCATCTTTGGCAATTAATGGAAAAATGTGTCCAGGACGTCCTAATTCGACAGGATCTATATTGGGGTCAATAAGTGCTTTTATTGTTTTTGAACGATCTGATGCTGAAATACCTGTTGTACAACCATATCCTTGTAAATCGACAGAAACGGTAAAGTTTGTTTCGTATACAGCGGTATTCTTTCCAACCATCAGCTCAAGTTGCAGTTCCTCACAACGTTCTCTCGTCAACGGCGCGCACACTAATCCTCTACCATGCGTAGCCATAAAATTAATTATTTCTGGTGTAGCATTTCTTGCTGCTGTTACAAAATCACCTTCATTTTCGCGGTCTTCATCATCTACGACAATGATCACTTTGCCCGCTTTTATATCTTCGATTGCTTCTTCAATCGTATTTAATTTGAAATCCATGGATATCTTAAATGTATATATGCAAAGTTAGTATAGAATTCTATTTTATTTATAATGTATAAGTCAAAATGAGCTTATTATTGCGCTTTTGCCTTTTTCTTGCTCATCTTACTTTTGATCCAATTGAAGCCGGCTTCAGCTTTTAACTTATACTGGTCGATATCAAATAGTGCCGAATCTGTTGTGGATTTGTAAGTTAGGAATCCTGCCAATGGAGATAATACGATAATCGCCATCCACATTCCCAGAATAGGTGAGATGGCTCCATCTTTTGCAGACTTTTCTGCTACTGTAGAGATGATATGATATATTAAAAAGAAGATAATAGCCATGATAACCGGAAGTCCCAATCCTCCTTTTCGGATAATCGCTCCTAAAGGTGCACCAATGGCAAATAATAATAAACAGGATACTGCTAGCGTGAATTTTCGATGAAACTCAATCCGATAGCGAATATCTTTTCCATTTAAGTCTTTATAGTCAGGCAATTTATTATTCAGATCATCTTTCATGTAGTTCAACTGACTCAGTGCATTTCCTGTAATTTGTGCCCGCTGTTCAACTGGGATCACATCTTGCAATAGATCGTTGAAGGGCTTGATTTTGGCCGGTTTAATCTTTTCATTTCCTTGTCTATTGTTAAAATAAGGTGAATAGAGATTAAAACGATGATCCATCGTATTAGATAACAGGTGTTTGACACTGTCCAATTTCATTTTATTGGAGTCTGTGTACACTTTTAGTTGCTTCAAATTTAACATGGCGTGATGGCTCTTGAACAAATTTTCGTCTGTTCGTTGCATCTTATTCCATTCCATATCAAATTTTTGTTCTGTTTCTTTGAACTTGAATCTGGTGAACTGTTGACGGGGGTCATAACTTTTTGAGCTTTTAACACGTGCGTCTTCATAGCGGATCCCATCTTTGAGCTTTAGGATCATATAGCTGTTGTCGGGAGAATTGTATATAAATCCTTCTTTAGCGATTAATACGGTATTGCCGGCATTTCCACCTTGATTGTCATAAATCATTAAATCATACAGGATGGTTCCATTTTCATTTTTGCCTTTGGCGCGAATGGAATATCCTGGAATGGTGTTATTAAAAATACCGGGTTTAATGAGGAAGTCAGCCTTTTTATTGCGCACGTCATATAGCAATGAACCCATTTTCAAATTGACAATAGGTAGTATATAATCCGAAAATAGGAAGGAGCTTATGCTAAAAAAACCAACTAAGATAAAGAGGGGTGTCATGGCTTTTCTGAGTGATACTCCAGCAGCTTTGATGGCTACAAGCTCATAGCTTTCTCCCAAATTACCAAATGTCATAATGGATGACAAGAGCATAGAAAGTGGCATAGCCATAGAAATCTGAACCGCACATTGATAGCCGATTAGTTTCAGTATGACATACCATTCAAAGCCTTTTCCTATTAAATCATCGATATATTTAAATAAGAAAAGCATTAAAAGCACAAACATCACAATACAAAAAGTGACGAAAAATGGCTTTATAAAGGATTTAAGAATAAGTAAATAAATCTTTTTCATCCGATCACATGTTCCTTTCTAAAGCTTATTTTTTTTGAAGCTTCAGAGGTCTATTTTTTAAAGACCTAATTTAGATGCAAAGATATACTTTTTTATCCTCCAATTACACTTTGGAGATATTCAATTGAATTATTCCAAATCATTTTACGGTTTTCAACATCATCTTCTTTTGCGAAATCTGTAATTCGCAATGCAACATCATTTGTTAGTTCGTCTTGGTCGATCTCCAATTCGAAGTAATAAGGCTCATCTTCAAGCCATTTATAGCGTATCAGCTTATTTTCCTTAATATTGACGATTTTAGCTTTGTGACCTTCATCATCCCAAACAAATTCATACACGGATTCGCGATAATTAACATCATCAGCGAGCCATTGTGAGAGGGCATTAGGTTCTTGTAAAAATGGGAACAGAATTCTAGGTGAAGAATTTACAATATATTCTAAGTTTAATTTTATTTTTTCTGCCATATTGCATGAATATTTATTTTTTATTTATTAAAAAAAATCTATATTTGCATTCCCAAAAACGGCGGGGTAGCTCAGATGGTTAGAGCGCAGGATTCATAACCCTGAGGTCGGCAGTTCGATCCTGCTCCCCGCTACTAAACTCAAAAGCCCCTCTTTATTATTGCGTATGGGTTATACTTTTATAGT is a window encoding:
- a CDS encoding bifunctional 3,4-dihydroxy-2-butanone-4-phosphate synthase/GTP cyclohydrolase II, with the translated sequence MDFKLNTIEEAIEDIKAGKVIIVVDDEDRENEGDFVTAARNATPEIINFMATHGRGLVCAPLTRERCEELQLELMVGKNTAVYETNFTVSVDLQGYGCTTGISASDRSKTIKALIDPNIDPVELGRPGHIFPLIAKDGGVLRRTGHTEATVDLARLAGFEPAGVLVEILKEDGEMARLPELMEVAKRFDLKIISIEDLIEYRLKHDSLIVEEVKVDMPTAFGDFKLKAYTQKDTGEHHLALYKGEWNEDEPILVRVHSSCLTGDIFGSCRCDCGPQLHKAMEMIQQEGKGVIVYMNQEGRGIGLVNKLQAYKLQETGVDTVDANIQLGFKADLRDYGVGAQILRSLGVTKMRLMSNNPSKRAGLVGYGLEIVENVAIEIKSNPFNEVYLKTKRDRMGHTIMKNL
- a CDS encoding thiol-disulfide oxidoreductase DCC family protein, with protein sequence MIKQDIKQLILFDGVCNFCNSTVNFIIHNDKKDQFRFATLQSKLGQSFIHRLPSNIDSIVYVRNQEILIKSTAALYIAQDLGYPYKLMGIFKYLPTSWRDCCYDYIAKNRYRWFGKKDHCEIPTEQNRKKFIS
- a CDS encoding NAD-dependent succinate-semialdehyde dehydrogenase encodes the protein MKNPLLLNQAYINGKFISDKKTFDVVNPSTGKVIDTVPDLEIAACQKAIAAAEAAWTSWRKTSAAERSSLIRKWYELILQNKEHLAEIITLESGKPLKESLTEVDYGNSFVEWFAEEGKRAYGETLPLAQNGNRLMTIKQGIGVVAAITPWNFPVAMITRKVAPALAAGCTIILKPASQTPFSAIALAKLAEEAGIPKGVFNVVTSKDSAGFGKELATNSVIRKLSFTGSTEVGKTLITQAASNIKKVSMELGGNAPFIVFEDADIEAAVKGAIAGKFRNSGQTCVSINRFYIQENIYDTFAQKLTEAVKKLKVGDGLDKGVEVGPLINSKGLEKVKHHIEDAVKHGGKIATGGKPQKGLFFEPTVLTDLSHDALIAQEETFGPVCALFKFTTEEQVIQLANDTPFGLASYFYSQNVNRCFRVSEQLEAGMVGINTGLISNAAAPFGGVKESGVGREGSKHGLDEYMELKYLCFGE
- a CDS encoding LptF/LptG family permease — encoded protein: MKKIYLLILKSFIKPFFVTFCIVMFVLLMLFLFKYIDDLIGKGFEWYVILKLIGYQCAVQISMAMPLSMLLSSIMTFGNLGESYELVAIKAAGVSLRKAMTPLFILVGFFSISSFLFSDYILPIVNLKMGSLLYDVRNKKADFLIKPGIFNNTIPGYSIRAKGKNENGTILYDLMIYDNQGGNAGNTVLIAKEGFIYNSPDNSYMILKLKDGIRYEDARVKSSKSYDPRQQFTRFKFKETEQKFDMEWNKMQRTDENLFKSHHAMLNLKQLKVYTDSNKMKLDSVKHLLSNTMDHRFNLYSPYFNNRQGNEKIKPAKIKPFNDLLQDVIPVEQRAQITGNALSQLNYMKDDLNNKLPDYKDLNGKDIRYRIEFHRKFTLAVSCLLLFAIGAPLGAIIRKGGLGLPVIMAIIFFLIYHIISTVAEKSAKDGAISPILGMWMAIIVLSPLAGFLTYKSTTDSALFDIDQYKLKAEAGFNWIKSKMSKKKAKAQ
- a CDS encoding sugar phosphate isomerase/epimerase family protein, with amino-acid sequence MKKLKFLVAVLLVTGSSLCGFESVAQTLKKKDIGLQLYSVRSQIKNDTDYFPVLKKLSAMGYTAVEAAGFSDGKFYNNSPQEFKSKVEKAGMKVISSHATRNLSKEELATGDFSKALEWWVKAIEAHKAAGMQYIVTPWMEVPKTIKDLDTQCKYLNEVGKLCRQHGIKYGYHNHAHEFQKVEDKVIMLDYMIEHTNPEDVFFEMDVYWTVIGKSSPVDYFNKYPGRFTALHIKDHREIGQSGMVGFDAIFKNAKTAGVKHIFVELEEVTVDLDKGLKESIDYLLAAPYVQTSYSK
- a CDS encoding START-like domain-containing protein gives rise to the protein MAEKIKLNLEYIVNSSPRILFPFLQEPNALSQWLADDVNYRESVYEFVWDDEGHKAKIVNIKENKLIRYKWLEDEPYYFELEIDQDELTNDVALRITDFAKEDDVENRKMIWNNSIEYLQSVIGG